Below is a window of Rattus norvegicus strain BN/NHsdMcwi chromosome 5, GRCr8, whole genome shotgun sequence DNA.
CATCATGAGCCCTTTGCTGCGTGGGTCACTGGTGGccttctgtgggttctggggtatCACCTGTGCCCTGATATATACTGTTTCTGCCATGATTCTTCCCTACTGTGGCCCCAATGAGATCAACCACTTCTTCTGTGAAGTTCCTGCTGTGTTGAAATTGGCCTGCACAGACACCTCTCTCAATGACCAGGTGGACTTCATCCTAGGCTTCATCCTTCTCTTGGTCCCGCTCTCCCTCATCATTGTTGTCTACATCAATATCTTTGCTGCTATCTTGAGGATCCGCTCAACTCAAGGGCGGATCAAGGCCTTCTCCACCTGTGTCTCCCACATCACTGTGGTCACCATGTTTTCAATCCCATGTATGGTTATGTATATGAGGCCTGGCTCTGAGTCCTCCCCAGAAGAGGACAAGAAGCTGGCTCTGTTCTACAATGTCATCTCTGCCTTCCTCAACCCCATCATCTACAGCCTTCGTAATAAAGATGTGAAAAGGGCTTTCCTCAAGGTGGTGGGCAGCAGCAAAGGGTCAGGGTGAAGGCTTGGGGGTTGAGACTAGTAGCCTTCTGGAACAGTCGCCATGCAGCTTTCCATAATGAAAAGGTCTTCTGTAATAACACTACATCACATCCAGTGAGTTGACTTGGTTCAAGGTCACTAACTACTGAAGACTTTATTGGGATGTTACTACATGTACTCGTTTGGCATATAATTCTATATGATCATAGAACACTTAGACATGTGGTCATATATACAGGTTCATAAAACTCCATCTGGGTATAGAACTATTCTACCACTGCACAAGGTAACATTGTATATGGTCCCCAACTCTGACTTCTGATACTGATGCCATTGCTAATTTCCCCTCCAGCATAACTTCCTCATTTTTTGAATGTTACACAAACAGAGGCGTATGTGATGTTGGGGATGTCTGTCACTCATCTTAAAACCCCTTTGATCCATCTAAAGCGCTGTGTATAGCAGTAGTATATTTCTATTTTGGCTGTAGTATATATATTCCATATTGCCACAGTTTAATTTGCCTACAGTAGTGATAGTTTCTATTCTTTGGCTATTCTATATAAAGTTTCTATGAATATTCGTGTGaaggtttttttcctctttttaatagttttaaaatgacatttgctGATTTGTTGTGGGAGGGAGCAAGTGTGCCACAATGTGCATGTGAGGACTGAAGGGCAGGGTGCGGAGtcagttctcctcctctaccATACGGGAACTGAAGATTGAACTCAGGGGGCCAGACTTGGAAGCAGGTGCCTTTGTCTGCTGAGCCTCTC
It encodes the following:
- the Or13p10 gene encoding olfactory receptor Olr855 — translated: MQDFLWRNRSSLTEFVLLGFSSDTRINGTLFGVFLLLYLSTLLGNGLIITLIHMDSRLHTPMYFFLSILSILDMGYVTTTVPQMLVHLVCEKKTISYVGCVAQMYIFLMLGITESWLFAIMAYDRYVAICHPLRYKVIMSPLLRGSLVAFCGFWGITCALIYTVSAMILPYCGPNEINHFFCEVPAVLKLACTDTSLNDQVDFILGFILLLVPLSLIIVVYINIFAAILRIRSTQGRIKAFSTCVSHITVVTMFSIPCMVMYMRPGSESSPEEDKKLALFYNVISAFLNPIIYSLRNKDVKRAFLKVVGSSKGSG